From Candidatus Pedobacter colombiensis, one genomic window encodes:
- the dut gene encoding dUTP diphosphatase, with protein MNVNIINNSGHPLPQYETAHAAGMDMRAFIETEITIKPLQRVLVPTGLYIELPVGFEAQIRPRSGLAYKHGISIVNSPGTIDADYRGEIKVLLVNLSDTDFVVNNGDRIAQMVIAKHETIVWNAVEELSDTARGAGGYGHTGK; from the coding sequence ATGAACGTAAATATCATTAACAATTCTGGACATCCATTGCCACAATATGAAACGGCACATGCAGCAGGTATGGATATGCGGGCTTTTATAGAAACCGAAATCACCATTAAACCTTTGCAACGGGTATTGGTTCCAACTGGTTTATACATTGAACTTCCAGTTGGTTTTGAAGCGCAGATACGTCCGCGTAGTGGTTTGGCTTATAAACATGGCATCAGTATTGTGAATTCACCGGGTACTATCGACGCGGATTATCGCGGGGAGATTAAAGTGTTATTGGTTAATTTATCGGATACCGACTTTGTAGTGAATAATGGAGATAGGATAGCTCAAATGGTGATTGCAAAGCATGAGACCATTGTCTGGAATGCAGTTGAAGAATTAAGTGATACCGCTCGCGGTGCAGGCGGTTATGGACATACCGGTAAATAA
- a CDS encoding tetratricopeptide repeat protein produces the protein MKKFKVLLLVFLGYVPTLFAQRPMALLADTAMVKVLFFAGLRDKLNEDYSRANESFNKILQLDVKNAAVYYEIAIVNYRQNNLYEAEMAIKKATALEANNTWYWMLMAELYKRKGDMNAMAGVLNQLIRLSPDKRDYYFDRSNAYLMAGKIPEAMKGYDELEKKFGPSDELTRARRRVVSGGPVNISGEEGRKHDDGKSGVEPAVAEQGMQLAESLYKKGDLNGALAQFKLVLQGDEHPYRAWEQALNIQLLLKQYKDAIKTADAALAIYPNQAILYYFMALALHQDHQYDLALTNVKSALELDADNGIYLELYGDVLFVRGDTALALVQWKKAKAAGNGSEKLTRKINERKYLE, from the coding sequence ATGAAGAAGTTTAAAGTACTTTTATTGGTGTTTTTGGGCTATGTCCCTACGTTGTTTGCTCAAAGGCCTATGGCGCTATTGGCAGATACAGCCATGGTAAAAGTACTTTTTTTTGCTGGTTTGCGCGATAAGCTGAATGAAGATTACAGTAGGGCGAACGAGAGTTTTAACAAAATACTTCAGTTGGATGTTAAGAATGCTGCCGTTTATTATGAAATTGCTATTGTAAATTATCGGCAGAATAATCTTTATGAAGCTGAAATGGCTATTAAAAAAGCTACAGCGCTAGAAGCTAATAACACCTGGTACTGGATGCTGATGGCCGAACTGTATAAACGTAAAGGCGATATGAATGCTATGGCAGGGGTTTTGAATCAGTTGATCAGACTTTCGCCAGATAAACGTGATTATTATTTCGACAGATCCAATGCTTATTTGATGGCTGGTAAAATCCCTGAGGCGATGAAGGGGTATGATGAGTTGGAAAAAAAGTTTGGCCCATCCGATGAGCTTACTCGTGCAAGAAGACGGGTTGTGTCTGGAGGTCCGGTGAACATCTCAGGCGAAGAGGGGCGTAAACATGATGACGGAAAGTCTGGTGTTGAGCCTGCTGTAGCTGAACAGGGGATGCAACTTGCTGAAAGTTTATATAAAAAAGGTGATTTAAATGGGGCACTGGCTCAGTTTAAGCTGGTGTTGCAGGGCGATGAACATCCTTACAGAGCCTGGGAGCAAGCTTTAAATATACAACTGCTTCTCAAGCAGTATAAAGATGCTATAAAAACTGCAGATGCAGCACTGGCTATTTATCCCAATCAGGCCATCTTATATTACTTTATGGCGTTGGCATTACATCAGGACCATCAATATGATTTGGCGCTTACGAATGTTAAGTCGGCTTTGGAGTTGGATGCTGATAATGGAATTTATTTGGAGTTGTACGGTGATGTTTTGTTTGTTCGGGGCGATACAGCATTAGCCTTGGTACAGTGGAAGAAAGCTAAAGCAGCAGGAAATGGTTCAGAAAAATTAACTAGAAAGATCAATGAGCGGAAATATTTGGAATAA
- a CDS encoding DUF4292 domain-containing protein — MSGNIWNNLLWAGLLSATLLACKIKKAVVVASPPAIVKELSSENAENIQLLKSKDLVFSTLSVKAKAKLDLGGSKNNATMNIRMEKGRRIWVSITALAGIEVARALITPDSIKVRNNFQNVYLKQPFDYIHKFTNEQVSFDWLESILSGNTIPYFFNDEAKIEQLNGQWILQGEKEALVYKVLFDGVMKVSESTVNDVTAGQALKVLYSGAYQDLGGSLFPSGLTINSMTGNKIVNIELEYYNVERNVPLDFPFSVPGKYEVIN, encoded by the coding sequence ATGAGCGGAAATATTTGGAATAATTTATTGTGGGCAGGTTTGCTGTCGGCAACCTTGTTGGCTTGTAAAATTAAGAAAGCTGTAGTTGTGGCATCACCACCAGCGATAGTAAAAGAGTTAAGTAGTGAAAATGCCGAAAATATTCAATTGTTGAAGTCTAAGGATTTGGTTTTTAGTACATTGTCTGTTAAGGCAAAGGCTAAGTTAGACCTTGGAGGCAGTAAGAACAATGCTACGATGAATATCCGGATGGAGAAAGGCCGCCGGATTTGGGTGAGCATAACTGCATTGGCAGGTATTGAGGTGGCAAGAGCTTTGATTACACCAGATAGCATTAAAGTGCGGAACAACTTTCAGAATGTATACTTGAAGCAGCCATTTGATTACATTCATAAATTTACCAATGAGCAGGTGAGTTTTGATTGGCTGGAATCTATTTTATCAGGTAATACAATCCCGTATTTTTTTAATGATGAGGCAAAAATTGAGCAGTTAAATGGCCAGTGGATATTGCAGGGTGAAAAAGAAGCACTGGTTTATAAGGTGCTTTTTGACGGTGTGATGAAGGTTAGTGAAAGCACTGTTAATGATGTAACTGCCGGGCAAGCTTTAAAGGTGCTGTATAGTGGCGCTTATCAGGATTTGGGCGGCTCATTGTTTCCCAGTGGGCTCACGATAAATTCGATGACAGGAAATAAAATTGTAAACATTGAACTGGAATACTACAATGTAGAACGCAATGTCCCACTTGATTTCCCGTTTAGTGTTCCTGGGAAGTATGAAGTAATAAACTGA
- a CDS encoding peptidoglycan DD-metalloendopeptidase family protein — MKLSKFLFLLLFILSASVAFAQSSSELKRKKEAIQREIELLQRNLNKTANNKKLTLSQINALNAKIKLMQDKITVINSEIKNLDNQIHENTNTVIILKGQLGQLKKDYAGMIRFAQRNKNAYDKMMFVFAAKDFNQAYKRIKYLQQFGQYRKKQAGYIQGTQKDLNYKIVILDKNLKEKSNLLHEQENEKDKLGKNKTEQSAVLNRYSKEEKQFRQDIATRKKQQAQLDRSIRAAIVREIELERKRAEEAARVAAAKAARAASIAAAAAAAKAKAENKPAPPAPAPVAAAKPKASNSEYLAATPEAAKLSAAFESNRGSLPWPVASGSITESFGKHKEGQASYDNAGVTIQTADGAGVRAVFNGKVTKVGNALGRYYVLIKHGQFFTVYQNLRTVSVSAGDDVSTKQNIGTVASSGDMPELQFQIYRGAVAQNPASWIAK; from the coding sequence ATGAAGCTAAGCAAATTTCTTTTCCTCCTACTATTTATATTATCCGCATCGGTTGCCTTTGCCCAAAGTAGCTCGGAACTTAAAAGAAAAAAAGAGGCTATACAAAGAGAGATTGAGCTGTTGCAGCGAAACCTGAATAAAACGGCCAATAATAAAAAGTTAACCTTAAGCCAAATCAATGCATTAAATGCCAAAATCAAATTAATGCAAGATAAGATTACGGTAATCAATTCTGAAATCAAGAACCTGGACAATCAGATCCATGAAAATACCAATACTGTAATTATCCTTAAAGGACAATTGGGGCAGCTGAAAAAGGACTATGCCGGGATGATCAGATTTGCCCAGAGAAATAAAAATGCCTATGATAAGATGATGTTTGTTTTTGCAGCAAAGGATTTCAATCAGGCTTACAAACGGATTAAATATTTGCAACAATTTGGACAGTACCGCAAAAAACAGGCTGGATATATACAAGGGACACAGAAAGATCTGAATTATAAAATTGTTATTTTAGATAAGAATCTGAAAGAAAAAAGTAATCTTTTGCATGAGCAGGAGAATGAAAAAGATAAGCTGGGTAAGAATAAGACAGAGCAATCTGCTGTGTTGAATAGATATAGTAAGGAGGAAAAACAATTCCGTCAGGATATTGCTACCCGTAAAAAGCAACAGGCCCAGCTTGACCGGAGCATCAGAGCAGCGATTGTTCGTGAGATTGAACTGGAGCGAAAACGTGCTGAGGAAGCCGCAAGGGTTGCTGCAGCAAAAGCGGCAAGAGCTGCTTCCATCGCCGCTGCTGCTGCCGCTGCGAAAGCGAAGGCTGAAAATAAACCAGCACCACCTGCACCAGCTCCTGTAGCTGCTGCAAAGCCAAAGGCAAGTAACAGTGAGTATTTGGCCGCAACGCCCGAAGCCGCAAAATTGTCGGCTGCATTCGAAAGCAATAGGGGTTCTTTACCTTGGCCTGTAGCATCAGGATCAATTACTGAAAGTTTCGGAAAACATAAGGAAGGACAGGCAAGTTACGATAATGCCGGGGTTACGATTCAAACTGCGGACGGTGCAGGAGTAAGAGCGGTGTTTAATGGCAAGGTAACTAAAGTAGGAAATGCATTGGGTAGATATTATGTGCTGATTAAGCATGGTCAGTTCTTTACTGTGTATCAGAATTTAAGGACCGTAAGCGTAAGTGCCGGTGATGATGTAAGTACAAAACAGAATATTGGGACGGTTGCTTCGTCGGGCGATATGCCAGAACTGCAGTTCCAAATTTACCGAGGAGCTGTTGCGCAAAATCCTGCATCGTGGATCGCTAAATAA
- the tatA gene encoding twin-arginine translocase TatA/TatE family subunit — MYTGTLIEFLNMGGGEIMLILVVVLLLFGGKKLPELARGLGKGLRDFKDASEGVKREIHRNINSVGITDEINDFKSAINDADNSRHHPYEYKPEENTSEKIESATHIEPTADSEHTDKTKI, encoded by the coding sequence ATGTATACAGGGACATTAATAGAGTTTTTAAATATGGGGGGCGGCGAGATTATGCTGATCCTGGTAGTGGTACTTTTGTTATTTGGAGGTAAAAAATTACCAGAATTGGCCCGCGGACTAGGAAAAGGTTTGAGAGATTTTAAAGACGCATCTGAAGGAGTCAAGCGTGAAATTCACAGGAATATAAATTCAGTAGGTATCACCGACGAGATTAATGATTTTAAGTCTGCCATTAACGATGCTGATAACAGCAGACATCATCCTTATGAATATAAACCTGAGGAGAATACCAGCGAAAAGATTGAGTCTGCAACGCACATTGAGCCGACTGCAGATAGCGAACACACAGATAAAACTAAAATTTAA
- the tatA gene encoding twin-arginine translocase TatA/TatE family subunit: protein MFNTSLLAFGLGGGEIAVIVVVVLLLFGGKKIPELMHGLGKGIKEFKDGKDGNDDSVGQNRNNQNKPL, encoded by the coding sequence ATGTTTAACACATCATTATTAGCTTTTGGATTAGGCGGCGGAGAGATTGCTGTCATAGTAGTAGTAGTATTGCTACTTTTTGGCGGTAAAAAAATTCCTGAATTAATGCATGGCCTTGGAAAAGGGATTAAAGAATTTAAAGATGGAAAAGATGGTAATGATGATTCTGTTGGACAGAACCGTAATAACCAAAACAAACCATTGTAG
- the gatA gene encoding Asp-tRNA(Asn)/Glu-tRNA(Gln) amidotransferase subunit GatA: MKKYNSLKEIQTLIEHKKLSLPELLDYYFKQIEKHEHLNAFNEVFFYSAATQAKLVQEKIDAGTAGKLAGMVIGIKDNICYKDHQVSASSKMLEGFVSPYSATVVERLISEDAIIIGRLNCDEFAMGGSNETSYYGAVKNAADHEKVAGGSSGGSAVAVQADLCLSALGTDTGGSVRQPAAFCGCIGLKPTYGRISRYGVIAYASSFDQVGTITSSVSDAAVLLEVLAGADDHDSTVSKHAVPEYLSGLKNSTPKRIAVLKETLESEALDVDIKEAILKAIEELKSQGHTVEYVSFDLLDYLVPAYYVLTTAEASSNLSRYDGVHYGHRNLEASSLNELYKLSRAEGFGEEVKRRILLGTFVLSAGYYDAYYQKAQQVRRLIREKMEEMLSSFDVIISPVTPTPAFKIGENIDDPLVMYMADIFTVLASLTGIPAIAIPLGNNANGLPLSIQLMARHFGEQELLSLSHAFLSRKNVEQLTNQAN, translated from the coding sequence TTGAAGAAGTATAACTCCCTAAAAGAGATACAAACTCTTATTGAGCATAAAAAGCTTAGTTTGCCAGAGTTATTAGACTATTATTTTAAGCAAATAGAAAAACATGAACACCTCAATGCGTTTAATGAGGTGTTTTTTTATTCTGCGGCTACTCAGGCTAAACTTGTACAGGAAAAGATAGATGCAGGGACAGCAGGTAAGTTGGCGGGGATGGTGATTGGCATAAAAGATAACATCTGCTATAAAGATCATCAGGTAAGTGCTTCGTCTAAAATGCTGGAAGGTTTTGTCTCTCCTTACTCTGCTACTGTCGTAGAAAGACTAATCAGTGAGGATGCCATAATTATTGGTAGGCTCAACTGTGATGAATTTGCTATGGGGGGCTCTAATGAAACTTCTTATTATGGAGCGGTTAAAAACGCAGCTGATCATGAAAAGGTAGCTGGTGGCTCTTCCGGTGGTTCGGCTGTCGCTGTGCAGGCTGATTTATGCTTGTCTGCTCTAGGCACTGATACAGGTGGTTCAGTAAGACAGCCCGCTGCTTTTTGCGGTTGCATTGGTTTAAAGCCTACTTATGGCAGGATTTCAAGATATGGGGTTATTGCTTATGCTTCGTCGTTTGATCAGGTGGGTACCATTACTTCTTCTGTTAGCGATGCAGCAGTTTTACTGGAGGTATTAGCAGGAGCGGATGACCATGACAGTACAGTTTCTAAACATGCAGTTCCTGAGTATTTAAGTGGATTGAAAAATAGTACACCTAAAAGGATTGCTGTTTTGAAAGAGACGCTGGAAAGTGAAGCGCTTGATGTAGATATAAAGGAAGCTATATTAAAAGCTATTGAGGAGCTTAAAAGTCAGGGTCATACGGTAGAATACGTTTCTTTTGATTTACTTGATTACTTAGTGCCGGCTTATTATGTACTGACTACGGCTGAGGCTTCTTCTAACTTGTCTCGCTATGATGGAGTGCATTACGGACACCGTAATCTGGAAGCATCCAGTCTAAATGAACTCTACAAACTATCCAGAGCCGAAGGTTTTGGCGAGGAAGTAAAACGTCGTATTTTGCTGGGAACATTTGTTTTGAGTGCCGGCTACTATGATGCTTATTACCAGAAAGCGCAGCAGGTAAGAAGGCTGATCAGGGAGAAGATGGAAGAAATGCTGAGCAGTTTTGATGTCATAATTAGTCCTGTAACACCAACACCGGCTTTTAAGATTGGTGAAAATATTGATGATCCCCTGGTCATGTATATGGCTGATATATTTACCGTATTGGCATCTTTAACTGGAATTCCGGCAATTGCTATTCCTTTGGGCAATAATGCAAACGGTTTGCCGTTAAGTATACAGTTGATGGCCAGACACTTCGGGGAACAGGAACTGTTGTCTCTATCCCATGCTTTTTTAAGCAGAAAAAATGTTGAGCAATTAACCAACCAGGCGAACTAA
- a CDS encoding transglycosylase SLT domain-containing protein, producing the protein MKILVCFVCALAFTGFSAAAQQPQKLNVTDTTYVPVVEETPTFHNHNYIYKARLDSIQKTVPLSYNEFVQNYIDIYASRKDMMGKMLGLSGYYFPIFEKALKSYNIPEEIKYLPIIESSMNPHAVSRVGATGLWQFMFATAKDYGLNMDNFVDERKDPIQASYAAAAYFRDAYEELGDWLLAIAAYNCGMGNVNRAIAKADSRDFWEIRRFLPTETRNYVPAFIAAVYVMNYSGNHQIKAQRSPFLKSTDTIQVNRFVSLPSLAEALNIDVEELWSLNPSYKKKIINGTTHSPKRVILPKVDLPSFTRVYQLLNEEELEVDRHIVLAANDGSTKRKAKAVANKSSVLYHRVASGQNLSTIANKYNVEVQDLKVWNNLKGSAIVPGQRLKIYPHSEGKHIAASPMRG; encoded by the coding sequence ATGAAGATATTAGTATGCTTTGTATGTGCTTTAGCCTTTACCGGCTTTTCTGCAGCAGCACAACAGCCGCAAAAGCTCAATGTAACCGACACAACCTATGTACCTGTTGTAGAAGAAACGCCAACTTTTCATAACCATAATTATATTTATAAGGCCAGACTGGACTCTATTCAGAAAACTGTACCACTTAGTTATAACGAGTTTGTTCAGAACTATATAGATATTTATGCCAGTCGTAAAGACATGATGGGGAAGATGCTCGGCCTCTCTGGTTATTACTTCCCGATTTTTGAAAAGGCGCTTAAAAGTTATAATATTCCGGAAGAGATTAAATATCTCCCAATTATAGAGTCTTCTATGAATCCCCATGCGGTTTCCCGGGTTGGGGCTACAGGCTTATGGCAATTTATGTTTGCGACAGCGAAGGATTACGGTTTGAACATGGATAATTTTGTGGATGAACGTAAAGATCCTATACAGGCCAGTTATGCTGCTGCCGCCTATTTTAGAGATGCTTATGAAGAGCTGGGTGACTGGTTGCTAGCTATAGCTGCTTATAATTGCGGAATGGGCAATGTAAACCGGGCTATTGCCAAAGCTGATTCCAGAGATTTTTGGGAGATAAGAAGATTCCTTCCTACAGAAACGCGCAATTATGTTCCTGCTTTCATTGCTGCAGTCTATGTGATGAATTATTCGGGCAATCATCAGATTAAGGCTCAGCGGTCACCTTTTCTTAAGAGTACAGACACCATCCAGGTAAATCGTTTTGTTTCCCTTCCGTCATTGGCTGAAGCCCTGAACATTGATGTAGAAGAATTATGGAGTTTAAATCCTTCTTATAAGAAGAAGATTATAAATGGTACGACACATTCGCCTAAGCGCGTGATCTTACCCAAGGTGGATCTTCCTAGTTTTACACGGGTATACCAATTGCTGAATGAAGAGGAGTTGGAAGTGGATAGGCATATTGTGTTGGCCGCTAATGATGGCAGTACAAAGCGAAAAGCTAAGGCCGTTGCAAATAAATCTTCTGTTTTATACCATAGGGTTGCCTCTGGACAGAATTTGAGTACCATAGCCAACAAATATAATGTTGAGGTACAAGACTTGAAGGTCTGGAATAATTTAAAGGGATCCGCAATTGTTCCCGGGCAACGGTTAAAAATTTATCCTCATAGTGAAGGGAAGCACATCGCTGCTAGCCCAATGAGAGGCTAA
- a CDS encoding NADP-dependent malic enzyme, producing MSKINRKQDALDYHSQGRPGKIEVIPTKPTNSQRDLTLAYSPGVAEPCLSIAENKEDVYKYTAKGNLVAVISNGTAVLGLGNIGPEAGKPVMEGKGLLFKIFADIDVFDLELDATNVDDFVKIVKALEPTFGGVNLEDIKAPECFEIERRLKEEMNIPVMHDDQHGTAIISAAALLNACELQKKKMDKIKIVVNGAGAAAISCSRLYVSLGAKKENIVMCDRSGVIRSDRANLDAIKAEFATSRKLNTLEEAMKDSDVFIGLSSADCVTEDMLKSMAKNPIVFAMANPNPEIAYDLAIKSRKDIIMATGRSDYPNQVNNVLGFPYIFRGALDVRATAINEEMKIAAVRAIAELAKKSVPEAVNMAYNEKNIKFGKEYIIPKPMDIRLMTNVSSAVAKAAIDSGIARKIITDWDAYEEELKHRLGMDDAIMRAITNKAKSDPKRVVFAEADHYKILKAAQIVKDENIAIPILLGNREVIERIIEESALDLEGVTIIDPFKEPELMRKYGQFLYEKRQRRGLTLFEATKLMRDRNYFGASMVEFGEADAMISGLTRNYVSTIKPALQVIGTAPGINRVAGMYMMMTKKGPVFFGDTTVNVDPTAEELVDLTLLIEQSVSKFNIHPRVALLSYSNFGSNEGVIPEKVRKAVKILHEKHPHIVVDGEMQGNFAMNHELLKDNFPFSRLIDGPANTLIFPNLESGNIAYKLLQELGEAEAIGPILLGLNKPVHIVQLGSSVREIVNMITLAVLDVQGKEQEANAKTGGLLKRIAKK from the coding sequence ATGAGTAAGATTAATAGAAAGCAGGATGCATTAGACTACCACTCTCAAGGGCGGCCGGGAAAAATTGAGGTGATACCAACCAAGCCAACAAATTCCCAAAGGGATCTGACACTTGCCTATTCGCCAGGGGTTGCGGAGCCTTGTTTAAGCATAGCAGAAAATAAAGAAGACGTTTATAAATATACAGCCAAAGGTAATCTGGTAGCTGTAATTAGTAATGGTACAGCAGTTTTAGGACTGGGCAATATTGGCCCCGAGGCGGGTAAGCCGGTAATGGAAGGAAAAGGGCTACTGTTTAAAATATTTGCAGATATTGACGTTTTTGATCTTGAACTGGATGCCACAAACGTTGATGATTTTGTTAAAATAGTAAAAGCATTGGAACCTACTTTTGGTGGGGTCAATTTAGAAGATATTAAAGCACCTGAGTGCTTTGAAATTGAACGCCGTTTGAAAGAGGAAATGAATATTCCTGTAATGCACGACGATCAGCATGGTACCGCCATTATTTCTGCCGCAGCATTGTTAAATGCCTGCGAGCTGCAGAAAAAGAAAATGGATAAGATTAAAATCGTGGTAAATGGTGCAGGTGCTGCGGCAATTTCCTGCTCCCGTTTATATGTTTCTTTAGGTGCAAAGAAAGAAAACATTGTGATGTGCGATCGTTCGGGCGTAATCAGATCTGATAGGGCGAATCTGGATGCTATAAAAGCAGAGTTTGCTACTTCAAGAAAACTGAATACGCTGGAAGAAGCGATGAAGGATTCGGATGTGTTTATTGGTTTATCCTCTGCAGATTGTGTAACAGAGGATATGTTGAAATCAATGGCCAAAAATCCAATTGTATTTGCAATGGCTAATCCTAACCCGGAAATTGCTTACGACCTGGCGATTAAGTCCCGTAAGGATATCATTATGGCTACTGGCCGTTCTGATTATCCTAATCAGGTGAACAATGTATTGGGTTTCCCATACATTTTTAGGGGAGCACTTGATGTAAGGGCGACTGCGATCAATGAAGAAATGAAGATTGCTGCAGTTAGAGCCATTGCCGAGCTAGCTAAAAAATCTGTTCCCGAGGCTGTAAATATGGCCTATAACGAGAAAAATATTAAGTTTGGTAAGGAATATATCATTCCAAAGCCAATGGACATAAGGTTGATGACCAATGTGTCTAGTGCTGTGGCCAAGGCTGCAATTGATTCAGGCATTGCGCGTAAGATCATTACTGATTGGGATGCTTATGAAGAGGAACTGAAACACAGATTAGGTATGGATGATGCCATTATGCGTGCAATTACGAATAAGGCTAAATCTGACCCTAAGCGGGTTGTTTTTGCAGAAGCTGACCATTATAAAATTTTAAAGGCTGCTCAGATTGTTAAAGATGAGAACATTGCGATCCCAATTTTGCTTGGAAATAGAGAGGTAATTGAACGTATTATTGAAGAAAGTGCGCTGGATTTGGAAGGTGTGACCATCATTGATCCGTTTAAAGAGCCAGAGTTGATGCGAAAATATGGTCAGTTCTTGTACGAAAAAAGACAACGTAGAGGTTTAACACTATTCGAAGCTACTAAGTTAATGCGGGACAGAAATTACTTTGGTGCATCAATGGTGGAGTTTGGTGAGGCTGATGCAATGATTTCAGGCTTGACAAGAAACTATGTTTCGACCATTAAACCTGCTTTGCAGGTGATTGGTACTGCTCCCGGAATAAACCGTGTTGCGGGTATGTATATGATGATGACCAAAAAAGGGCCTGTGTTTTTTGGAGATACAACAGTAAATGTAGACCCTACTGCTGAGGAACTTGTTGATTTAACTTTGCTTATAGAGCAATCGGTTAGTAAGTTCAATATTCATCCACGTGTTGCTTTGTTATCATATTCTAACTTTGGTTCTAATGAGGGAGTGATCCCTGAGAAAGTAAGAAAAGCGGTGAAAATATTACATGAGAAACACCCTCATATTGTAGTTGATGGTGAAATGCAGGGTAATTTTGCAATGAATCATGAACTGCTGAAGGATAATTTCCCTTTTAGCAGACTGATAGATGGACCGGCAAATACGCTGATATTCCCTAATCTGGAATCGGGTAATATCGCGTACAAGTTATTACAAGAATTGGGCGAAGCGGAGGCTATAGGACCAATTTTGCTAGGCTTAAATAAGCCTGTTCATATTGTTCAACTTGGTAGTTCTGTAAGGGAAATCGTAAATATGATTACCTTAGCTGTTTTAGATGTTCAGGGCAAGGAACAAGAAGCAAATGCCAAAACAGGCGGTTTATTAAAAAGAATAGCTAAGAAATAA
- the ruvA gene encoding Holliday junction branch migration protein RuvA: MFEYIDGKLAFKCPTYIVVEAGGVGYHLNISLNTYSNLANTERCKIYTWLHIKEDAHTLYGFADEGERRLFLHLISVSGIGPNTGRMMLSSITPVEIQTAIVNADLALIQRIKGIGAKSAQRLVLELQDKLKKEGSGSLMAAPLNNTTREEALSALMMLGFAKPASEKAIDNAVKVGGQDLSVEQMIKIALKNL, translated from the coding sequence ATGTTCGAATATATTGATGGTAAGTTAGCATTTAAATGCCCTACCTATATTGTTGTGGAGGCTGGTGGTGTTGGCTATCATCTCAATATATCTTTAAATACTTATAGCAATCTGGCGAATACTGAAAGGTGTAAGATTTATACCTGGTTGCACATAAAAGAAGATGCGCATACCCTTTATGGCTTTGCCGATGAAGGGGAGCGCAGGCTTTTTTTACATTTAATTTCGGTTTCCGGGATAGGGCCGAATACAGGACGGATGATGTTGTCGTCTATAACACCTGTAGAAATTCAAACAGCAATTGTAAATGCTGATCTGGCACTGATCCAAAGAATTAAAGGGATTGGTGCTAAATCTGCACAACGGCTGGTACTTGAATTACAAGATAAATTGAAGAAAGAGGGGTCGGGCTCATTAATGGCCGCTCCACTGAACAATACAACAAGAGAAGAGGCGCTATCGGCATTAATGATGCTTGGATTTGCTAAGCCTGCTTCCGAAAAGGCAATAGACAATGCGGTGAAAGTTGGTGGACAGGACTTGTCTGTTGAACAAATGATAAAAATAGCATTGAAGAATTTATAA